The following coding sequences lie in one Changpingibacter yushuensis genomic window:
- a CDS encoding heavy metal translocating P-type ATPase, translating to MNQQNDHAAADSRHSGHMDHGAMGHMDMEHAPHEKHVAGAPHEEHMAGPRSGHASEVGMDHGHMNHEEMGHMNHEEMGHMNHANHVERFRRLFWIMLVMAIPVVGFSGMFADVIGYKLPDAAWVSWISPALGTVIFFWGGWPFLTGAVGELRERKPAMMTLITLAISVAYVASLGASVGLLSHHLDFWWELALLVVIMLLGHWIEMRSLAQTSSALDSLAALLPDQAERVTGDTTEMVAPADLAVGDVVLVRPGAAIPADGKIVTGSAAVDESMVTGESTAVRRVPGENVVAGTVATDSALRVQVTAVGDATALAGIQKLVADAQASSSRAQRLADRAASLLFWFALGAAAITAIVWTAVGSPDAAVIHVITVLVIACPHALGLAIPLVVSIATERAARGGVLITDRLALESMRNVDAVVFDKTGTLTKGAPTLSDIETQENWRADEVLALAAAAESESEHPLARAIVAAGSARSLAVPPVLSFTSMPALGVSATVGDATVEVGGPLLLKERGLSEVPATEAWKAEGSIVLHVVVDNKVAGALRLADEIRPESREAVSALHSMGTDVIMMTGDADAVAQSVGRELGIDRIYSGVRPEDKSARIVELKSEGKRVAMVGDGVNDAPALAQADVGIAIGAGTDVAIGSAGVVLASSDPRSVLSVVELSRAAYRKMQQNLWWAAGYNAIAVPLAAGVLAPVGFVLPMSVGALLMSASTVVVALNAQLLRKLDLTPEASTRRLLGE from the coding sequence GTGAATCAGCAGAACGATCACGCAGCAGCGGATTCGCGCCATTCGGGACATATGGATCATGGAGCTATGGGCCACATGGACATGGAACACGCGCCACATGAGAAGCACGTAGCCGGCGCGCCGCATGAAGAGCACATGGCTGGCCCACGTTCGGGCCACGCCTCCGAGGTTGGCATGGACCACGGTCACATGAACCATGAGGAAATGGGCCATATGAACCATGAGGAAATGGGCCATATGAACCATGCCAACCATGTGGAACGGTTCCGACGTTTGTTCTGGATCATGTTGGTTATGGCAATACCTGTAGTTGGTTTTAGCGGGATGTTTGCCGACGTGATCGGATATAAGCTCCCAGACGCCGCGTGGGTTTCTTGGATTTCACCAGCTCTTGGCACCGTAATCTTCTTCTGGGGCGGTTGGCCGTTCCTGACTGGAGCTGTGGGTGAGCTGCGTGAGCGCAAACCAGCAATGATGACTCTGATAACGCTTGCTATATCGGTGGCTTATGTTGCTTCACTCGGAGCTTCCGTGGGGCTTCTTAGCCACCACCTTGATTTCTGGTGGGAGCTGGCACTTCTTGTTGTCATCATGCTGCTTGGGCATTGGATTGAGATGCGCTCGTTGGCGCAAACCAGCTCCGCCCTGGATTCCCTAGCGGCCCTCCTTCCTGACCAAGCTGAACGTGTCACGGGAGATACCACTGAGATGGTAGCGCCCGCAGATCTAGCGGTTGGCGACGTGGTGCTGGTGAGGCCAGGAGCCGCAATACCGGCCGATGGAAAGATCGTCACAGGCTCCGCAGCAGTCGATGAATCCATGGTGACTGGTGAGTCCACAGCCGTGCGCCGCGTACCTGGTGAAAACGTGGTGGCGGGAACTGTTGCCACGGATTCCGCACTGCGCGTGCAAGTGACCGCCGTGGGTGATGCAACCGCCTTGGCCGGAATCCAGAAACTGGTAGCAGACGCGCAAGCCTCTAGTTCGCGTGCCCAACGTCTAGCTGATCGCGCGGCGTCTTTGCTCTTTTGGTTTGCGCTGGGGGCTGCAGCAATTACCGCGATTGTGTGGACAGCGGTAGGTTCTCCCGACGCCGCCGTGATTCACGTCATCACGGTGCTCGTGATTGCCTGCCCGCACGCACTCGGCTTAGCAATACCGCTGGTGGTTTCGATCGCCACCGAGCGCGCTGCTCGCGGCGGAGTGTTGATAACGGATCGCTTGGCTCTGGAATCTATGCGAAATGTCGATGCCGTGGTGTTCGACAAAACGGGAACCCTCACCAAAGGTGCACCCACACTCAGTGACATAGAAACGCAGGAAAACTGGCGTGCCGACGAAGTACTGGCCCTCGCCGCAGCAGCTGAATCGGAAAGTGAACACCCGTTAGCACGTGCGATAGTCGCTGCTGGAAGCGCGCGTTCCCTAGCAGTACCGCCAGTCCTGAGCTTCACATCCATGCCGGCCTTGGGCGTTAGCGCCACGGTTGGAGACGCCACGGTTGAGGTCGGTGGGCCGCTTCTGCTCAAGGAGCGCGGACTCTCCGAAGTTCCGGCAACAGAGGCATGGAAGGCTGAGGGTTCGATTGTGCTCCACGTCGTCGTCGACAACAAGGTAGCTGGTGCGTTGCGATTGGCGGATGAGATCCGGCCAGAATCTCGCGAAGCCGTTTCGGCGCTACACTCCATGGGTACTGACGTCATTATGATGACGGGCGACGCCGACGCCGTCGCCCAGTCGGTAGGGCGAGAGTTGGGAATCGACCGGATCTATTCTGGCGTGCGCCCGGAGGATAAATCAGCTCGGATCGTGGAACTGAAATCCGAGGGAAAGCGCGTGGCGATGGTGGGCGACGGCGTCAACGACGCACCCGCGCTCGCGCAAGCGGATGTTGGCATCGCGATCGGTGCCGGAACCGACGTGGCTATTGGTTCAGCAGGTGTTGTTCTTGCCTCTTCCGATCCCCGCTCTGTTCTTTCCGTTGTCGAACTCTCCCGCGCTGCCTACCGCAAGATGCAGCAGAATCTGTGGTGGGCCGCCGGTTACAATGCGATCGCCGTGCCTCTGGCCGCAGGTGTGCTAGCTCCCGTCGGATTCGTTCTTCCGATGAGCGTGGGTGCCTTGCTCATGTCTGCGTCGACTGTTGTGGTTGCCTTGAACGCTCAATTGCTTCGCAAGCTGGATCTCACACCGGAGGCCAGCACGCGCCGGCTGCTCGGCGAATAG
- a CDS encoding ABC-F family ATP-binding cassette domain-containing protein, with translation MSTTVAPAISLAHLTFVWPDGTPALRDLSAALTSGHTGLIGPNGTGKTTLLRLIAGDLHPTSGEITRTAEVGYLPQDLTLRTDVTVAQMLGVSEKLQALHAIESGDSDIRHFDALDDDWNVEARCRSALARIGLHDLALDRRVGTLSGGETVLAAIAGQQIRGNTIVLLDEPTNNLDAAARTLVYDAVVAWKGTLVVVSHDIELLNLMDSTAELRDGDLVFFGGNYADYQAHVATEQEAAERALRSAEQHLKKEQRQRIDAQTKIARRQRSGRTDQENKRMPKIIMNGRKQDSEVSAGKLKGQLQASVDAAKAAVVEQEKRVRRDPSIAIALPDPDVPAGKRLAEICDTRGNGLLIQGPQRIALTGANGIGKTRLLETLIHPEAGSRSDLDMRAFTDRIGYLPQRLSHVNDAQTILSTVLAAAPDVASEEVRAQLAKFLFRGDVIYRKVGELSGGERFRVALATLLLAVPAHQLLILDEPTNNLDLKSIAELLDAFSAYRGGVIVVSHDETFLERFGVDIRVTLDTEGLTVDRFRRSVR, from the coding sequence ATGTCTACTACTGTGGCGCCAGCCATTTCGCTGGCACATCTCACGTTTGTTTGGCCCGACGGAACGCCGGCGCTACGTGATCTGAGCGCGGCCCTGACTTCTGGGCATACAGGACTCATCGGTCCAAACGGAACGGGCAAAACAACGCTTTTGCGGCTCATTGCCGGAGACCTACACCCCACCTCGGGAGAGATCACGAGGACTGCTGAGGTGGGCTACCTTCCCCAAGATCTGACCTTGCGCACTGATGTCACTGTTGCACAGATGTTGGGGGTCTCTGAAAAGCTTCAGGCCCTTCATGCCATTGAATCGGGAGATTCGGACATTCGGCACTTTGATGCGCTCGATGATGACTGGAATGTTGAAGCGCGTTGCCGTTCGGCACTGGCCCGGATTGGCCTACATGATCTCGCTTTGGATCGAAGAGTAGGAACCCTCTCTGGTGGCGAGACCGTTCTTGCCGCGATCGCCGGACAACAAATCCGGGGCAACACCATTGTCTTGTTGGATGAGCCGACCAACAACCTCGACGCTGCGGCACGCACGCTTGTGTACGACGCCGTCGTCGCGTGGAAAGGCACGCTGGTGGTGGTAAGTCACGATATAGAGCTACTGAACCTTATGGACTCCACCGCGGAGCTACGCGACGGCGACCTTGTGTTCTTCGGCGGAAACTACGCAGACTATCAAGCCCACGTTGCTACAGAGCAGGAAGCCGCGGAGCGTGCACTGCGTTCCGCAGAACAGCACCTCAAGAAAGAACAGCGCCAGCGCATAGACGCTCAAACGAAGATCGCACGCAGGCAGCGCTCTGGCCGCACAGACCAAGAGAACAAGCGGATGCCCAAGATCATCATGAATGGACGCAAGCAAGATTCCGAGGTATCTGCGGGCAAACTGAAGGGACAATTGCAAGCATCGGTGGATGCGGCAAAGGCTGCGGTTGTGGAACAAGAGAAGCGTGTACGCCGCGATCCAAGCATTGCAATCGCGCTTCCGGATCCAGACGTTCCTGCCGGAAAGCGCCTAGCTGAGATATGCGATACCCGCGGGAATGGTCTGCTGATCCAAGGTCCCCAACGCATTGCACTCACGGGGGCAAACGGGATCGGTAAAACCCGCCTGCTCGAGACACTGATCCATCCTGAAGCCGGATCGCGAAGCGATCTTGACATGCGAGCATTCACGGATCGCATTGGATACCTCCCCCAGCGTCTTTCCCATGTGAATGATGCTCAGACGATCCTCAGCACAGTTCTGGCGGCTGCACCCGATGTGGCATCCGAGGAAGTGCGCGCCCAGCTGGCAAAGTTCCTCTTTCGAGGCGATGTGATCTACCGCAAAGTCGGTGAACTCTCAGGCGGGGAACGGTTTCGGGTGGCACTTGCAACTCTGCTCCTGGCCGTGCCTGCGCACCAACTACTCATTTTGGACGAACCAACAAATAATCTGGACCTGAAGAGCATCGCGGAGTTGCTTGATGCTTTCTCTGCCTATCGAGGCGGAGTCATTGTGGTCAGTCATGATGAAACCTTCCTCGAACGTTTTGGAGTCGATATTCGAGTGACGTTGGATACGGAGGGCCTCACCGTGGATCGGTTTCGGAGGTCCGTGCGTTAG
- a CDS encoding formate/nitrite transporter family protein → MNADEQKLFPGSYFISNVIDAAEVKAQMSRRIVTVYLMRAAMAGFLIGVFYLANYAVISAFSAIDPDLTGVGKFVGAIVFGFALVFIYFSKSELLTSNMMITTITVYFKRMRVRRAALIMTLSWFGNFLGGVLVALLVKGSSVLDGATGEAVMHSIDTKLGYLDSASGVMDLLVRAIFCNFLINIAMLLVYNGFVKSEGVKVVAMNVAVMLFAFLGFEHSVANTVFFTTVGIGNGIAIWPAIGNVCIALIGNFIGGGLLIGWYYAFINDPMRHLGNESSISAPASESMEG, encoded by the coding sequence ATGAACGCCGACGAACAGAAGCTCTTTCCCGGATCGTACTTCATCTCAAATGTCATCGACGCTGCCGAAGTAAAAGCGCAGATGAGCCGCAGGATAGTGACCGTGTACCTCATGCGTGCAGCGATGGCAGGATTCCTCATTGGAGTGTTCTACTTGGCCAACTATGCCGTCATATCGGCGTTTTCTGCCATTGACCCGGACCTCACGGGAGTTGGGAAGTTTGTTGGCGCGATCGTTTTTGGTTTCGCGCTGGTCTTCATCTACTTTTCGAAGTCTGAACTGCTCACCTCGAACATGATGATCACCACGATCACTGTGTATTTCAAAAGGATGAGGGTCCGCCGCGCAGCGCTTATCATGACGCTTTCGTGGTTCGGCAACTTTCTGGGTGGCGTGCTAGTAGCACTGTTGGTCAAGGGCTCCTCAGTGCTGGATGGTGCAACAGGCGAGGCCGTCATGCACAGCATAGATACAAAGCTTGGCTACCTTGACAGTGCCTCAGGCGTCATGGACCTCTTGGTGCGTGCTATTTTCTGCAACTTCCTCATCAATATCGCCATGCTCTTGGTGTACAACGGGTTCGTGAAGTCCGAAGGCGTCAAAGTAGTCGCCATGAATGTGGCGGTCATGCTATTCGCATTTCTTGGCTTTGAGCATTCGGTTGCCAACACTGTGTTCTTCACAACGGTCGGCATCGGCAACGGCATTGCCATCTGGCCCGCGATAGGAAATGTGTGCATTGCGCTCATCGGGAACTTCATTGGTGGCGGTCTGCTTATTGGCTGGTACTACGCGTTCATTAATGACCCAATGCGTCATCTTGGCAACGAGAGCAGCATTTCCGCACCCGCTTCCGAATCGATGGAAGGCTAA
- a CDS encoding C69 family dipeptidase, which yields MGCTTILVGKNASFDGSPLVARNEDSANGEFDPKRVAIVRPEDQPRTYTSVLSHVSIDLPENPLRYTSAPNAVDHEGIWGEAGINSANVAMSATETLTSNERVLGADPLVTYRTAQGAKDDPDYVPERPGGIGEEDFLTIVLPYIKSAREGVVRLGELLEHFGTYEMNGVAFSDADEIWWLETVGGHHWIAKRVPDDSYVTMPNQLGIDSFDLQDAMGEGREHLASADLQQFIEENFLDTSLDGVLNPRDAFGSHSDSDHVYNTPRAWYMQRFLNPTSNTWDGPNADYTPFSDNIPWSRKPERKVTIEDIKYVLSSHYQGTPYDPYGTSGPADLHHLLRPIGINRHGQLSVLQVRPYRPESSRSLQWIAFASNPFNTLVPFYTNVDEVPAYLSDTTARVTSENFYWASRLLAALADAHFSEVIPEIERYQQTTLASGHAFVHTTDAVLSGNSAASDDDVRQILATANAEFVDHIKDETDEVLGRVLFLASNNMSNRFSRSDN from the coding sequence ATGGGTTGCACAACGATTCTGGTGGGAAAGAACGCGAGCTTCGACGGATCGCCGCTGGTGGCCCGTAATGAAGACTCAGCAAATGGCGAGTTTGATCCCAAGCGGGTGGCGATTGTGCGCCCCGAAGACCAACCCCGCACGTACACGAGCGTCCTATCGCACGTTTCGATCGATCTGCCTGAGAATCCGCTTCGGTATACATCAGCGCCAAATGCCGTCGACCATGAGGGAATCTGGGGTGAAGCCGGAATCAACTCTGCGAATGTGGCGATGAGCGCCACAGAAACTCTCACGAGCAATGAGCGAGTTCTGGGAGCGGACCCGTTAGTCACGTACCGAACCGCTCAAGGCGCAAAGGATGATCCGGATTATGTTCCCGAACGCCCAGGCGGCATTGGAGAAGAAGACTTCCTAACCATTGTTCTGCCATACATTAAGTCGGCACGTGAAGGCGTTGTGCGCCTCGGCGAACTTCTTGAACATTTCGGCACGTATGAAATGAACGGCGTGGCTTTCTCGGATGCTGACGAGATCTGGTGGTTGGAAACTGTGGGAGGGCATCACTGGATCGCCAAACGAGTCCCTGACGATTCCTACGTCACCATGCCCAATCAGCTGGGAATTGATTCCTTTGACCTTCAGGATGCTATGGGCGAGGGTCGCGAGCACTTGGCCAGTGCGGATCTTCAGCAGTTTATTGAGGAAAACTTCTTGGATACCTCGCTAGACGGTGTTCTCAATCCGCGTGACGCCTTCGGATCTCACTCTGATTCGGACCACGTCTATAACACGCCGCGAGCTTGGTATATGCAGAGGTTCCTAAACCCGACGAGCAACACGTGGGATGGCCCCAACGCGGATTACACACCCTTTTCGGATAACATCCCTTGGAGTCGGAAGCCCGAACGAAAGGTAACCATTGAGGACATCAAGTATGTGTTGAGTTCTCACTATCAGGGGACTCCCTACGATCCATATGGCACCTCTGGCCCGGCAGACCTTCACCACCTACTGCGGCCCATCGGCATCAATCGCCACGGCCAGCTTTCAGTGCTTCAGGTGCGTCCGTACCGTCCGGAATCTTCTCGCTCACTTCAGTGGATCGCGTTCGCATCCAATCCGTTCAACACACTCGTGCCCTTCTATACGAATGTGGATGAAGTGCCGGCCTATCTCTCAGACACCACAGCTCGGGTCACGTCTGAGAATTTCTATTGGGCGAGTCGTTTGCTTGCAGCCCTTGCTGACGCGCACTTCAGTGAAGTGATTCCGGAGATCGAACGCTACCAGCAGACCACACTTGCTTCCGGCCATGCTTTCGTACACACAACGGACGCCGTGCTTTCGGGCAACAGTGCAGCTTCCGACGACGACGTGCGCCAGATTCTGGCCACAGCCAACGCTGAGTTTGTTGACCACATCAAGGATGAGACTGACGAAGTGCTGGGCCGAGTTCTTTTCCTAGCAAGCAACAACATGTCAAACCGATTCTCCCGGTCAGACAATTAG
- a CDS encoding glycoside hydrolase family 30 protein — MESLMEMTDENTAATPTLTWVVTGEDSQWTTPEGSASIAPMETMPDAFIQVDQPAQEIEGFGACFSELGWAALSRLTQSERDSIMEELFTPGVGANLSLCRMPIGANDFASDWYSYDETPGDHALEHFSIEHDLATQVPFIHSAQERQPNLKLWASPWSPPTWLKTNGHYACALPVAGSPQAEHPNGLRPDQVIEEGTDGFVLTEENLITYAAYFGRFIDAYREQGIDISMVMPQNEFNSSQIFPSCTWTPSGLSSFIAHLAPEMDKRGIDIFLGTMERPDDSQVEQVLADPDAGPNIKGVGFQWAGKGALPFVNHAHPELRMYMTEQECGDGKNDWRYARYAWTMLQHYFANGATAYDYWNIALDKGGVSRWGWSQNSFVTVDPEDNTYSFNYEYYLFKHLSHFVQAGAHYLPTLSYTGYEKLISFANPDGSIVILAFNDMSVEMPVRLGVGSHVVSATLPADSFSTFVVPAEALAEAK, encoded by the coding sequence ATGGAGAGCCTGATGGAAATGACAGACGAGAACACAGCAGCTACCCCAACGCTGACATGGGTAGTCACTGGTGAAGACTCGCAATGGACCACACCTGAAGGAAGCGCCAGCATCGCTCCCATGGAGACCATGCCGGATGCTTTCATCCAGGTCGACCAACCAGCTCAAGAGATCGAAGGCTTTGGCGCATGCTTCTCCGAGTTGGGTTGGGCCGCGCTTAGCCGCCTGACGCAAAGCGAACGGGACTCGATCATGGAGGAACTGTTCACTCCCGGGGTCGGTGCCAACCTCAGCCTCTGCCGAATGCCGATTGGTGCGAACGATTTCGCATCGGATTGGTACTCCTACGATGAAACTCCTGGCGATCACGCACTGGAGCACTTCTCCATCGAGCATGACCTTGCCACACAAGTCCCCTTCATTCACTCTGCCCAGGAACGCCAACCCAACCTCAAGCTGTGGGCCTCTCCGTGGAGCCCCCCAACATGGTTGAAGACCAACGGGCACTATGCGTGTGCCTTGCCGGTGGCGGGTTCTCCTCAGGCTGAGCACCCCAATGGTTTGCGCCCCGATCAGGTGATCGAAGAAGGCACAGATGGATTCGTCCTAACAGAAGAAAACCTGATTACCTACGCGGCCTACTTCGGGCGTTTCATCGATGCCTACCGTGAGCAGGGCATCGATATCTCGATGGTCATGCCGCAAAACGAGTTCAACTCTTCTCAGATCTTTCCGTCGTGCACATGGACGCCCAGCGGCTTGAGTTCCTTCATCGCGCACCTCGCTCCCGAAATGGACAAACGCGGGATTGACATCTTCCTTGGCACCATGGAACGACCGGACGATTCCCAGGTGGAGCAGGTGCTTGCTGATCCTGACGCTGGCCCCAACATCAAGGGCGTCGGATTCCAGTGGGCTGGCAAGGGTGCACTTCCATTCGTCAACCACGCTCATCCTGAGCTGCGGATGTACATGACAGAGCAAGAATGTGGCGACGGCAAGAATGATTGGCGTTACGCGCGCTATGCCTGGACGATGCTCCAGCACTACTTCGCCAACGGTGCAACAGCCTACGACTACTGGAACATCGCGCTGGATAAGGGTGGAGTGTCCCGTTGGGGTTGGAGCCAGAACTCCTTCGTGACGGTTGACCCAGAGGACAACACCTACTCCTTCAACTATGAGTACTACCTCTTCAAGCACCTTAGCCACTTCGTGCAGGCCGGTGCACATTACCTGCCCACACTCTCCTACACCGGCTACGAGAAGCTGATCAGCTTCGCTAACCCAGATGGCTCGATTGTGATCCTGGCCTTCAACGATATGTCGGTCGAGATGCCTGTTCGCTTGGGAGTAGGCAGCCACGTAGTGAGCGCAACACTTCCGGCCGATTCTTTCTCAACCTTCGTCGTTCCTGCCGAAGCGCTCGCAGAAGCCAAGTGA
- a CDS encoding beta-galactosidase yields the protein MDTPLTSTSTPDRLIFGAAYYDEYLLPTVGDRLADDVALMKKAGFTTVRIAESTWGTMEPQPGVFDFTHVDRALDAFQEAGIGVIIGTPTYAIPTWMAARHPDVIAITPAGQGKYGARQNMDITSPTYRFYAERAIRALLEHTAERTVVVGFQLDNETKYYETAGPAVQRAFITSLREQFHDDLAAMNAAFGLNYWSNRINSWEDFPDVTGTINGSFAAAFDKFRRGLVTEFLAWQRSIVDEYRRPDQFVTHNFDYEWRGYSFGLQPAVDHFAAAETVTLAGTDIYHPTEDHLTGKEIAFGGDVNRSIKDGAGYLVLETQAQGQMGWLPFPGQLRLQAYSHLASGAMGIMYWHWHSIHNSFETYWKGLLSQDFSENPTYLEAADFGNEIAAHATSLTGLTKHNKAAIMVSNEALTALEWFGIESGFPRAFFPSIAYNDVLRWAYDALFDLNIEVDIVPPTADAQKLAQYAMVVVPALYSAPDSTTTTLREYVQQGGHLVTTFRTGVADENVQVWADRQPHGLSNILGMGTDQFTRPEGVKVTLSGSLSSSHVPASELEVSTYMELLTPVEGEDEGREVLASYDHHAWEGPAIVRRTTTGGSITHVGAMVSPAVLRGVFLEVASAAGVSDWAQQLAGKVTVRRGINAAGAAVTYVLNYSGKEVSIALPISGVDVLGTAGEPGAPLTEGSDLRIPAWGVLVLESEASAS from the coding sequence ATGGATACACCACTTACCAGCACATCCACACCTGACCGCCTCATTTTTGGCGCCGCCTACTATGACGAGTACCTGTTGCCAACCGTAGGCGACCGTTTGGCTGACGATGTCGCGCTTATGAAGAAGGCGGGCTTCACGACTGTGCGAATCGCCGAATCCACGTGGGGCACTATGGAGCCTCAACCGGGAGTGTTTGACTTCACCCATGTAGATCGAGCACTCGATGCATTCCAGGAAGCGGGAATCGGGGTGATCATTGGCACTCCCACATATGCAATTCCCACGTGGATGGCCGCGCGTCATCCCGACGTCATCGCCATAACGCCTGCAGGGCAGGGCAAGTACGGCGCTCGCCAGAACATGGACATCACCTCGCCCACCTATCGCTTCTACGCGGAACGCGCCATTCGTGCCCTCCTTGAGCACACCGCTGAGCGCACCGTCGTCGTCGGCTTTCAACTAGACAACGAAACCAAGTACTACGAAACCGCTGGTCCGGCAGTACAGCGCGCGTTCATAACCTCATTGCGCGAGCAGTTCCATGATGATCTAGCGGCGATGAACGCGGCGTTTGGACTGAACTACTGGTCCAACCGAATCAATAGCTGGGAAGACTTCCCGGACGTGACCGGCACGATCAACGGCTCCTTCGCCGCCGCCTTTGACAAGTTCCGGCGAGGACTCGTCACCGAATTCCTCGCCTGGCAGCGGTCGATTGTGGATGAATATCGCCGTCCAGATCAGTTCGTAACCCACAACTTCGACTACGAATGGCGCGGCTACAGCTTTGGTCTTCAGCCAGCAGTGGATCACTTTGCTGCCGCGGAGACCGTCACGCTAGCTGGCACCGATATTTACCACCCAACCGAGGATCATCTAACCGGCAAAGAGATCGCCTTTGGAGGCGACGTCAACCGGTCCATCAAGGATGGTGCCGGCTACCTAGTCCTTGAGACTCAGGCGCAAGGTCAAATGGGCTGGCTACCTTTCCCTGGTCAGTTGCGTTTGCAGGCGTACTCGCATCTGGCGTCGGGCGCGATGGGCATTATGTATTGGCACTGGCATTCCATTCACAACTCGTTTGAAACGTACTGGAAGGGCCTGCTCAGCCAAGACTTCAGCGAGAATCCCACCTATCTCGAAGCAGCGGATTTCGGCAATGAGATTGCTGCCCACGCCACATCGCTCACCGGTCTTACCAAGCACAACAAGGCCGCCATCATGGTCAGCAACGAGGCCTTGACTGCACTCGAGTGGTTCGGAATCGAATCCGGATTTCCCCGCGCGTTCTTCCCCAGCATTGCCTACAACGATGTTCTGCGATGGGCATACGATGCCCTTTTCGATCTGAACATTGAAGTAGACATCGTTCCTCCCACTGCGGATGCTCAGAAGCTCGCGCAGTACGCCATGGTGGTGGTTCCAGCGCTGTACTCCGCGCCAGACTCCACCACGACGACGTTGCGTGAATACGTACAGCAGGGAGGCCACCTCGTCACCACGTTCCGAACCGGTGTTGCCGACGAAAACGTGCAGGTCTGGGCGGATCGCCAACCTCACGGGCTTTCCAACATCCTCGGAATGGGAACGGACCAGTTCACACGTCCGGAGGGCGTAAAGGTCACGCTCTCAGGAAGCCTCTCCAGTTCCCACGTGCCGGCAAGCGAACTCGAAGTAAGCACATACATGGAACTGCTCACGCCAGTTGAAGGCGAAGATGAGGGCCGTGAAGTTCTGGCTAGCTATGATCATCACGCTTGGGAGGGCCCGGCCATCGTCCGGAGGACCACCACAGGTGGATCAATTACGCACGTGGGCGCGATGGTATCGCCTGCAGTGTTACGTGGTGTGTTCCTTGAGGTTGCATCAGCGGCAGGAGTTAGCGACTGGGCGCAGCAACTTGCGGGTAAGGTGACCGTGCGCCGCGGAATCAATGCGGCGGGCGCCGCCGTGACCTACGTTCTCAATTACTCCGGCAAGGAAGTATCTATTGCCTTGCCAATCAGCGGCGTTGACGTGCTTGGCACCGCAGGGGAGCCCGGTGCCCCCTTGACTGAGGGCAGCGATCTTCGTATCCCTGCGTGGGGCGTGCTCGTCCTTGAGAGTGAGGCCAGCGCGTCCTAG
- a CDS encoding TetR/AcrR family transcriptional regulator, translating to MTPSNAASPSKTSRRSGIRTAPAKKPRIRLTPEERIEQIVTVSTSLVAQNGFYGLSLQSVADGVGITQAGLLHYIGNKEGLLELLLDKRYDRQGTPSDYIATGAPSAVHPDGVSLPGYFRFLVDFNARRPQLMQLYMVLGTEAADKNHPAHAYFRNRPDDVWNFYQETTWRLPPSIVEAGGFATLRPLIEMALEAMDGAQVRIWRFPAVDLRDEWARFDELLFPSPLWDGYR from the coding sequence ATGACGCCGTCCAATGCAGCATCCCCGTCCAAGACTTCTCGCCGCAGCGGGATTCGCACCGCTCCTGCGAAGAAGCCTCGTATCCGTCTGACACCCGAAGAACGCATCGAGCAGATTGTCACTGTTTCCACCAGCCTTGTGGCTCAGAATGGCTTCTACGGCTTGTCTCTGCAATCGGTAGCAGACGGCGTGGGAATCACCCAAGCGGGCCTGCTGCACTATATCGGAAACAAGGAGGGATTGCTCGAACTGCTGCTGGACAAGCGCTATGACAGGCAGGGTACTCCCAGCGATTACATTGCCACAGGTGCGCCATCCGCTGTTCATCCAGATGGCGTCAGCTTGCCTGGCTACTTCAGGTTCTTAGTTGATTTCAATGCCCGACGCCCGCAGCTTATGCAGCTCTATATGGTTCTGGGAACGGAAGCTGCAGACAAGAACCACCCGGCTCACGCGTACTTTCGGAACCGTCCGGACGACGTCTGGAACTTCTATCAAGAGACTACGTGGCGGCTTCCACCCTCAATCGTTGAGGCTGGCGGATTTGCAACGCTGCGCCCGCTTATCGAAATGGCTTTGGAGGCCATGGATGGCGCACAGGTGCGTATTTGGAGGTTCCCGGCGGTCGATCTGCGCGATGAATGGGCCAGGTTTGATGAACTCTTGTTCCCCTCTCCCCTGTGGGATGGCTACCGGTAG